The following coding sequences lie in one Cyanobacterium sp. Dongsha4 genomic window:
- the purD gene encoding phosphoribosylamine--glycine ligase, with amino-acid sequence MKVLVVGNGGREHALAWKLLQSDSVEKVFCTPGNGGTAVLERCENVAIAVDDFDSILNLVQEKGIELVVVGPELPLSLGIADYLQPHGVKVFGPKQDGAIIEASKSWAKDLMVAGGIPTAKSATFTSAFPAKEYIKEEGAPIVVKADGLAAGKGVIVAMTEKEALDAIDELFAQDFAKVVVEEFLTGQEVSILALTDGNTIRPLISAQDHKQIGEGDTGANTGGMGAYAPTPLLDDNLSQRITKEVLEPTLKQLQEKNIDYVGVLYAGLMITPEGEPKVLEFNCRFGDPETQAVLSMLKTPLVDILLACTEKRLAELPPFEWYEGSAVCVVMAAGGYPSSYNKGDVISGIPTAQEEGVMVFHAGTKLNNGQILTDGGRVLGVTGRGSDFKDAIASTYRGVAKIHFDNMYYRRDIGHRISN; translated from the coding sequence GTGAAAGTTTTAGTTGTTGGGAATGGCGGGAGAGAACACGCTTTAGCATGGAAATTGTTACAATCTGACTCCGTTGAAAAAGTTTTCTGTACTCCGGGCAATGGTGGTACTGCCGTATTAGAAAGATGTGAAAATGTGGCGATCGCAGTTGATGATTTTGACAGTATCTTAAATTTAGTGCAAGAAAAAGGGATTGAGTTAGTGGTAGTAGGTCCAGAATTACCTTTATCTTTAGGTATTGCGGATTATTTACAACCCCATGGAGTGAAAGTATTTGGACCAAAACAAGATGGTGCTATTATCGAGGCAAGTAAATCCTGGGCAAAAGATTTAATGGTGGCTGGGGGAATACCCACTGCTAAGTCTGCAACCTTTACTTCTGCGTTTCCTGCTAAAGAATATATTAAGGAAGAAGGCGCACCCATTGTGGTAAAAGCCGACGGATTAGCCGCTGGAAAAGGGGTAATTGTGGCAATGACGGAAAAAGAAGCCTTAGATGCGATCGATGAACTTTTTGCTCAGGATTTTGCTAAGGTAGTGGTGGAAGAATTTTTAACAGGACAAGAAGTGTCCATTTTAGCTCTCACCGATGGTAACACGATCCGCCCTCTTATCTCTGCTCAAGACCATAAACAAATCGGAGAGGGAGACACGGGGGCAAATACTGGCGGAATGGGAGCTTATGCACCGACTCCCCTTTTAGATGATAACCTCAGTCAACGTATTACCAAAGAGGTTTTAGAACCCACATTAAAACAATTGCAAGAGAAAAATATTGACTATGTGGGGGTATTATATGCAGGATTAATGATTACTCCAGAGGGAGAGCCTAAAGTTTTGGAGTTTAATTGTCGTTTTGGCGATCCTGAAACTCAAGCGGTTTTATCAATGCTGAAAACCCCTTTGGTTGATATTTTACTCGCTTGTACTGAAAAACGACTGGCAGAATTACCACCTTTTGAATGGTATGAAGGTAGTGCCGTTTGTGTGGTTATGGCGGCAGGAGGATACCCCAGTAGTTATAACAAAGGAGATGTCATTTCTGGTATTCCCACCGCCCAAGAAGAAGGGGTAATGGTTTTCCATGCTGGAACGAAATTAAATAATGGACAAATCCTTACTGATGGCGGTAGAGTTTTGGGAGTTACTGGTAGAGGTTCTGATTTCAAAGATGCGATCGCATCTACTTATCGAGGAGTAGCCAAAATTCATTTCGATAATATGTATTATCGTCGAGATATTGGTCACAGAATCAGCAATTAA